In one Saccharibacillus brassicae genomic region, the following are encoded:
- the rplK gene encoding 50S ribosomal protein L11, with protein MAKKVIKMVKLQIPAGKANPAPPVGPALGQAGVNIMAFCKEFNARTADQAGLIIPVEISVFEDRSFTFITKTPPAAVLLRVAAKIEKGSGEPNKKKVATVNRDTVRQIAEQKMPDLNAASVESAMRMVEGTARSMGITIQD; from the coding sequence ATGGCAAAGAAAGTCATTAAAATGGTGAAACTTCAAATTCCTGCAGGTAAAGCTAACCCGGCGCCTCCAGTAGGTCCAGCACTGGGTCAAGCAGGTGTGAACATCATGGCATTCTGTAAAGAATTCAATGCTCGCACAGCCGACCAGGCAGGTCTGATCATTCCGGTCGAGATCTCCGTATTTGAAGACCGTTCTTTCACTTTCATCACGAAAACTCCGCCGGCTGCAGTTCTGCTGCGTGTCGCTGCGAAGATCGAGAAGGGTTCGGGCGAACCGAACAAGAAGAAAGTGGCTACCGTTAACCGCGATACCGTTCGTCAAATCGCCGAACAAAAAATGCCTGACCTTAACGCAGCGAGCGTAGAGTCCGCTATGCGTATGGTTGAAGGTACAGCCCGCAGCATGGGCATCACGATCCAAGACTAG
- the rpoB gene encoding DNA-directed RNA polymerase subunit beta has protein sequence MTGHLVQYGRRTRRSYSRIHEVLEVPNLIEIQQKSYEWFLEEGLREMFHDISPIQDFTGNLILEFIDYSLGEPKYTTDDAKERDVTYAAPLRVKVRLINKETGEVKEQEVFMGDFPLMTETGTFIINGAERVIVSQLVRSPSVYFNNKVDKNGKKTYSATVIPNRGAWLELETDAKDIIYVRIDRTRKIPVTVLLRALGFGSDAEILDLLGNDEYIRNTLDKDNTDSTEKALIEIYERLRPGEPPTLDNARSLLIARFFDPKRYDLASVGRYKMNKKLHIKNRLFNQKLAETLIDTVTGEIIAEAGQMVDRRLLDEILPYLESEHSVKTYHVAGGVLDANDIPMQSIEVFSPIEDGKVVKVIANGLIDKGVKNITPADIIASISYFIDLLHGIGDTDDIDHLGNRRLRSVGELLQNQFRIGLSRMERVVRERMSIQDANVITPQALINIRPVIASIKEFFGSSQLSQFMDQTNPLAELTHKRRLSALGPGGLTRERAGFEVRDVHASHYGRMCPIETPEGPNIGLINSLSTFARINEYGFIEAPYRRVDPKTNKVTETIDYLTADEEDNYVVAQANAQLTEDDSFADDMVIVRYNKQADNILPMPSDRVDYMDVSPKQVVSVATALIPFLENDDSNRALMGSNMQRQAVPLLIPKAPLVGTGMEHKSAKDSGVCIVAKHDGYIERSTASEITLRRVENVDGQEVKGDLVTYKLHKFMRSNQGTCINQRPIVRAGDVVRKGDILADGPSTEMGELALGRNVVVAFMTWEGYNYEDAILLSEKLVKEDVYTSIHIEEYESDARDTKLGPEEITRDIPNVGEEALKNLDDRGIIRIGAEIAAGDILVGKVTPKGVTELTAEERLLHAIFGEKAREVRDTSLRVPHGTDGIVVDVKVFTRENGDELPPGVNQLVRVYIAQKRKISQGDKMAGRHGNKGVVSRIMPEEDMPFLPDGTPVQIVLNPLGVPSRMNIGQILEVHLGMAAQRLGIHVATPVFDGANEYDVFDTMEEAGMQRNGKTILYDGRTGERFEREVTVGVMHMIKLAHMVDDKIHARSTGPYSLVTQQPLGGKAQFGGQRFGEMEVWALEAYGAAYTLQEILTVKSDDVVGRVKTYESIVKGENVPEPGVPEAFKVLIKELQSLGMDVKILGEDEQEIEMKELDDEEEPTGGDKLGLNLEGSEVTAEQ, from the coding sequence TTGACGGGACATCTTGTTCAATATGGTCGACGCACTCGGCGGAGTTATTCGCGAATTCATGAGGTGCTCGAAGTTCCGAATCTGATCGAGATTCAGCAGAAATCTTACGAATGGTTTCTTGAGGAAGGCCTGCGGGAAATGTTTCATGACATTTCGCCGATTCAGGACTTCACCGGTAATCTCATTCTGGAATTTATCGATTACAGTCTTGGAGAACCGAAATACACGACAGACGATGCCAAAGAGCGTGACGTAACGTACGCGGCGCCGCTTCGTGTGAAAGTCCGCCTGATTAACAAAGAAACGGGCGAAGTCAAAGAGCAGGAAGTATTTATGGGCGACTTCCCGCTGATGACCGAAACCGGTACGTTTATCATAAACGGTGCGGAACGGGTTATTGTCAGTCAGTTGGTTCGCTCTCCAAGCGTCTACTTCAATAATAAAGTGGACAAAAACGGAAAGAAAACATACAGCGCGACTGTCATCCCGAACCGCGGCGCATGGCTCGAACTCGAGACCGATGCCAAAGACATCATCTACGTCCGGATCGACCGCACCCGGAAAATTCCGGTTACGGTACTGCTCCGTGCGCTCGGTTTCGGCAGCGATGCCGAAATTCTGGATCTGCTCGGCAACGACGAGTATATCCGCAACACCCTCGACAAAGACAACACGGACTCGACGGAGAAAGCCCTGATCGAGATCTACGAGCGTCTGCGTCCGGGCGAACCGCCTACGCTGGACAACGCGAGAAGCCTGCTGATCGCACGTTTCTTCGACCCGAAGAGATACGATCTGGCAAGCGTTGGCCGCTACAAAATGAACAAGAAGCTTCATATCAAAAACCGCTTGTTCAATCAAAAACTGGCAGAAACGCTGATCGACACCGTAACGGGCGAGATCATCGCGGAAGCCGGCCAGATGGTAGACCGTCGACTGCTCGACGAGATCCTGCCTTACCTGGAAAGCGAGCACAGCGTGAAGACGTATCATGTCGCAGGCGGCGTTCTCGACGCCAACGACATTCCGATGCAGTCTATCGAAGTGTTCTCGCCGATCGAAGACGGCAAAGTCGTTAAAGTCATTGCCAACGGTCTGATCGACAAAGGCGTCAAGAACATTACGCCGGCCGACATCATCGCTTCGATCAGCTACTTCATCGACCTGCTGCACGGCATCGGCGATACCGACGATATCGATCACCTCGGCAACCGCCGTCTGCGTTCCGTAGGCGAGCTGCTGCAGAACCAGTTCCGGATCGGTTTGTCCCGGATGGAACGCGTTGTGCGCGAACGGATGTCGATTCAGGACGCGAACGTGATCACGCCTCAGGCGCTGATCAACATACGTCCGGTCATCGCGTCGATCAAGGAGTTCTTCGGTAGTTCGCAGCTCTCCCAGTTCATGGACCAGACGAACCCTCTGGCCGAACTGACGCACAAACGCCGTCTGTCCGCTCTCGGACCCGGCGGTCTGACCCGCGAACGCGCGGGCTTCGAAGTTCGAGACGTTCACGCCAGCCACTACGGCCGGATGTGTCCGATCGAGACGCCGGAAGGACCGAACATCGGTCTGATCAACTCCTTGTCCACGTTCGCGCGGATCAACGAGTACGGCTTCATCGAAGCGCCTTACCGCCGCGTCGATCCGAAGACGAACAAAGTCACGGAAACGATCGATTACCTGACCGCAGACGAAGAAGACAACTACGTGGTTGCCCAGGCTAACGCCCAGCTGACCGAAGACGACTCCTTCGCCGACGACATGGTTATCGTCCGTTACAACAAACAGGCCGACAACATCCTGCCGATGCCGAGCGATCGCGTCGACTACATGGACGTTTCGCCGAAACAGGTCGTATCCGTCGCGACGGCGCTCATCCCGTTCCTTGAGAACGATGACTCCAACCGCGCACTGATGGGATCGAACATGCAGCGTCAGGCCGTTCCTCTGTTGATTCCGAAGGCACCGCTCGTCGGTACCGGCATGGAACACAAGTCGGCCAAAGATTCGGGCGTATGTATCGTAGCCAAGCATGACGGCTACATCGAACGTTCGACCGCCAGCGAAATTACGCTGCGCCGCGTTGAGAATGTGGACGGCCAGGAAGTCAAAGGCGACTTGGTCACTTATAAATTACACAAATTCATGCGTTCGAACCAAGGCACATGCATCAACCAGCGGCCGATCGTTCGTGCGGGTGACGTTGTGCGAAAAGGCGATATCCTGGCGGACGGTCCTTCGACCGAAATGGGCGAATTGGCTTTGGGCCGCAACGTTGTCGTAGCCTTCATGACTTGGGAAGGTTACAACTACGAGGATGCCATCCTGCTGAGCGAGAAGCTCGTCAAGGAAGACGTATACACTTCGATCCATATCGAGGAATACGAATCCGACGCGCGCGACACGAAGCTCGGACCGGAAGAAATTACGCGCGACATCCCGAATGTCGGCGAAGAAGCGCTGAAGAACCTCGACGATCGCGGCATTATCCGCATCGGCGCGGAAATCGCTGCCGGCGATATCCTCGTGGGCAAAGTAACGCCGAAAGGCGTAACGGAGCTGACGGCGGAAGAACGCCTGCTGCACGCGATCTTCGGCGAAAAAGCACGCGAAGTGCGCGACACTTCCCTGAGAGTGCCTCACGGTACGGACGGTATTGTCGTGGACGTCAAAGTCTTTACCCGCGAAAACGGGGACGAGCTGCCTCCGGGCGTTAACCAGCTCGTACGCGTCTACATCGCGCAGAAACGGAAAATCTCCCAGGGCGACAAGATGGCGGGACGTCACGGTAACAAAGGTGTCGTATCGCGTATCATGCCTGAAGAAGATATGCCGTTCCTGCCGGACGGCACGCCGGTTCAGATCGTACTGAACCCGCTGGGCGTACCTTCGCGGATGAATATCGGACAGATTTTGGAAGTCCACCTCGGCATGGCCGCGCAGCGTCTCGGTATCCACGTAGCCACTCCGGTATTCGACGGAGCGAACGAATACGACGTATTCGATACGATGGAAGAAGCCGGCATGCAGCGCAACGGCAAAACGATTCTGTACGACGGCCGTACCGGCGAACGCTTCGAGCGCGAAGTTACGGTTGGCGTCATGCACATGATCAAGCTGGCGCACATGGTCGACGACAAAATCCACGCCCGTTCCACGGGTCCTTACTCGCTCGTTACGCAGCAGCCTCTGGGCGGTAAAGCACAGTTCGGCGGACAGCGTTTCGGGGAAATGGAAGTATGGGCACTGGAAGCCTACGGCGCGGCATACACGCTGCAGGAAATTCTGACGGTCAAGTCCGATGACGTGGTCGGCCGCGTGAAAACGTACGAATCCATCGTCAAGGGCGAGAACGTTCCGGAACCTGGCGTACCGGAAGCGTTCAAGGTTTTGATCAAGGAACTGCAGAGCTTGGGCATGGACGTCAAAATCCTTGGCGAAGACGAGCAGGAGATCGAAATGAAAGAACTGGACGACGAGGAAGAACCGACCGGCGGCGACAAACTGGGCCTCAATCTTGAAGGTTCGGAAGTCACCGCAGAACAATAA
- the rplJ gene encoding 50S ribosomal protein L10: MANAKLIQSKQESVDVIAGKLRESVSTVVVDYRGLNVAQVTELRKQLREAGIEFQVLKNSLVRRAAAAAELSELEGVLTGPTAIAFGTEDVVTPAKILNDFAKTNDALELKGGVVEGRVVGAEELKALASLPSREGLLSMLLSVLQAPVRNFALAVKAVADKDEQQSA; the protein is encoded by the coding sequence TTGGCTAACGCAAAACTGATTCAATCCAAACAAGAGTCGGTAGACGTAATCGCCGGTAAACTGCGCGAAAGCGTATCGACCGTGGTTGTCGACTATCGTGGTCTGAACGTTGCTCAAGTTACCGAGCTGCGTAAACAGCTTCGCGAAGCGGGCATCGAGTTTCAGGTTCTGAAAAACTCGCTGGTTCGCCGTGCGGCTGCGGCTGCCGAACTGAGCGAGCTCGAAGGAGTCCTTACAGGACCTACCGCGATCGCGTTCGGAACGGAAGACGTTGTGACTCCAGCCAAAATCCTGAACGACTTCGCGAAAACGAATGACGCTCTGGAACTTAAAGGTGGAGTTGTAGAAGGTCGCGTAGTAGGAGCCGAAGAACTCAAAGCTCTGGCTTCCCTGCCTTCCCGCGAAGGTTTGCTGTCCATGCTCCTCAGCGTGCTTCAAGCTCCGGTGCGCAACTTCGCACTGGCAGTCAAAGCCGTTGCGGACAAAGACGAACAGCAATCCGCGTAA
- the rplA gene encoding 50S ribosomal protein L1, with translation MAKHGKKYVEAAKLFDSETVYEPAEAVSLVKKTATAKFDETVEAAVRLGVDPRKQDQAVRGVVVLPHGTGKTQRVLVFAKGDKAKEAEAAGADFVGDQDMINKIQQGWFEFDVCVATPDMMSEVGKLGRLLGGKGLMPNPKAGTVTFDVTKAVQEIKAGKIEYRLDKAGQIHAPIGKASFSEDQLNENLKALMEALNRAKPAAAKGVYLRGVAMSATMGPSIRVNTTSYK, from the coding sequence ATGGCTAAACACGGTAAAAAATACGTAGAAGCTGCTAAGCTGTTCGACAGCGAAACAGTTTACGAACCAGCCGAAGCTGTAAGTCTCGTAAAAAAGACGGCAACAGCTAAATTCGACGAAACTGTCGAAGCGGCAGTGCGTTTGGGCGTAGACCCACGTAAACAAGACCAAGCCGTTCGCGGCGTCGTTGTCCTGCCACACGGCACAGGCAAAACGCAGCGCGTATTGGTATTTGCAAAAGGCGATAAGGCGAAGGAAGCGGAAGCTGCCGGAGCTGACTTCGTAGGCGATCAGGACATGATCAACAAGATCCAACAAGGTTGGTTCGAGTTCGACGTCTGCGTAGCAACGCCTGACATGATGAGCGAAGTCGGTAAACTGGGTCGTCTGCTCGGCGGTAAAGGCCTCATGCCTAACCCTAAAGCAGGTACAGTTACTTTCGACGTTACCAAGGCTGTGCAAGAAATCAAAGCCGGTAAAATCGAATACCGTCTGGACAAAGCAGGCCAAATCCATGCACCGATCGGCAAAGCGTCGTTCAGTGAGGATCAGTTGAACGAGAACCTGAAAGCACTGATGGAGGCGCTCAACCGCGCTAAACCTGCTGCTGCCAAGGGCGTTTACCTGAGAGGCGTAGCGATGTCCGCAACGATGGGACCGAGCATTCGCGTTAACACAACTTCTTACAAATAA
- the rplL gene encoding 50S ribosomal protein L7/L12, with protein sequence MSNEQILEAIKGMTVLELNDLVKAIEEEFGVTAAAPVAAAGGAAAVEAEQTEFDVILTSAGASKINVIKAVREITGLGLKEAKEVVDNAPKAIKEKVSKEEAETVQAKLAEAGASVEVK encoded by the coding sequence ATGAGTAACGAGCAAATTCTTGAAGCCATCAAAGGCATGACTGTACTGGAACTGAACGACCTGGTTAAAGCAATCGAAGAAGAATTCGGCGTAACTGCAGCAGCTCCAGTAGCAGCAGCAGGCGGCGCAGCAGCTGTTGAAGCTGAGCAAACTGAATTCGACGTTATCCTGACAAGCGCTGGCGCTTCGAAGATCAACGTTATCAAAGCGGTTCGCGAAATCACAGGTCTCGGCCTGAAAGAAGCAAAAGAAGTTGTAGACAACGCTCCAAAAGCAATCAAAGAAAAAGTAAGCAAAGAAGAAGCCGAAACAGTACAAGCTAAACTTGCTGAAGCAGGCGCTTCCGTAGAAGTTAAGTAA
- a CDS encoding ribosomal L7Ae/L30e/S12e/Gadd45 family protein, which produces MSNDKGLQDAHVKIGTKQTVRAVELGQASEVYVAMDADQRMIAKITSLCGKSDVKITEVETMRELGKACGIEVGAAMVAILK; this is translated from the coding sequence ATGTCTAATGATAAAGGACTTCAGGATGCTCATGTCAAAATCGGTACCAAGCAGACTGTGCGAGCAGTCGAACTTGGGCAAGCTTCCGAAGTTTATGTAGCCATGGACGCAGACCAGCGGATGATCGCGAAGATCACATCGCTGTGCGGCAAGTCCGATGTGAAGATCACCGAGGTGGAGACGATGCGAGAGCTCGGAAAAGCCTGCGGAATCGAAGTCGGAGCGGCGATGGTTGCGATTCTGAAGTGA
- the rpoC gene encoding DNA-directed RNA polymerase subunit beta', whose translation MLDVNNFEFIKIGLASPDKIRSWSRGEVKKPETINYRTLKPEKEGLFCEKIFGPTKDWECHCGKYKRVRYKGVVCDRCGVEVTRAKVRRERMGHIELAAPVSHIWYFKGIPSRMGLALDMSPRSLEEVIYFASYVVTDPGETPLERKQLLSEKEYRSYREKYGYGFHAGMGAEAVKKLLQDMDVDKELEFLKEELRTTQGQRRSRAIKRLEVIEAFKSSGNNPDWMILDVLPVIPPELRPMVQLDGGRFATSDLNDLYRRVINRNNRLKRLLDLGAPDIIVQNEKRMLQEAVDALIDNGRRGRPVTGPGNRPLKSLSHMLKGKQGRFRQNLLGKRVDYSGRSVIVVGPNLKMYQCGLPKEMALELFKPFVMKELVNKGLAHNIKSAKRKVERVSAEVWDVLEEVIKEHPVLLNRAPTLHRLGIQAFEPILVEGKAIRLHPLVCTAYNADFDGDQMAVHVPLSAEAQAEARILMLASGNILNPKDGKPVVTPSQDMVLGTYYLTMDNNQAMGAGMILRNINEAVSAYQRGTAELHARVAIPVKALNKTSFTDKQQGAMLITTIGRIIFNEIFPASFPYINDATRANLFDGVAEDFFIYEKGENVTDRIMNAPQTKGIGKEYLGEIIGRCFEVYQTTQTSMILDEIKQLGFTYSTRSGVTVAVSDVVVPPEKKALMEESDKKVAVITNQYRRGLITNEERYDRVIEIWSHAKDQISDILMKSMDRYNSIMLMVDSKARGNKSQITQLGGMRGLMANPSGRIIELPIKSNFREGLTVLEYFLSTHGARKGLADTALRTADSGYLTRRLVDVAQDVIVREDDCGTDKGFSVSRIQDGKEVIEDLYDRIEGRYCFETVRHPQTNEIIATRNELITSDKAEEIIKAGVEKLQIRSVLSCRARHGVCKKCYGRNLATGKHVEIGEAVGIIAAQSIGEPGTQLTMRTFHTGGVAGDDITQGLPRIQELFEARNPKGQATISEIDGVVKEIREAKDRREIEIQGEAESKTYLVTYGSRLRVREGMAVEAGDELTDGSIDPKEMLRIKGIRGVQNYILQEVQRVYRNQGVEINDKHVEVMIRQMLRKIRIVDAGETTLLPGSFVEIHEYEKANKEAMLNGKDPAVAKPILLGITKASLETDSFLSAASFQETTRVLTDAAIKGKVDQLLGLKENVLIGKLIPAGTGMSRYRNVRFEDPEGAASGEATLEPVTTE comes from the coding sequence TTGTTGGATGTAAACAACTTCGAGTTTATCAAGATCGGGCTCGCTTCGCCGGACAAGATTCGTTCTTGGTCCCGCGGCGAAGTGAAGAAGCCGGAAACGATCAACTATCGTACGCTCAAACCGGAGAAAGAAGGTCTTTTCTGCGAAAAGATCTTCGGACCGACCAAAGACTGGGAGTGCCATTGCGGCAAGTACAAACGGGTACGCTATAAAGGCGTCGTCTGCGATCGCTGCGGCGTTGAAGTTACCCGTGCGAAAGTACGCCGCGAGCGGATGGGCCATATCGAGCTCGCCGCTCCGGTTTCCCACATCTGGTACTTCAAAGGGATTCCGAGCCGTATGGGCCTGGCACTGGATATGTCGCCGCGCTCGCTCGAAGAAGTCATTTACTTCGCTTCGTATGTCGTCACCGATCCGGGCGAAACGCCGCTTGAAAGAAAGCAGCTCCTGTCCGAAAAGGAATACCGCAGCTACCGTGAAAAATACGGCTACGGATTCCATGCCGGCATGGGCGCCGAAGCGGTCAAAAAGCTGCTTCAGGACATGGATGTCGACAAAGAGCTGGAGTTCCTCAAGGAGGAGCTCCGTACGACTCAGGGACAACGCAGAAGCCGTGCGATCAAACGTCTGGAAGTCATCGAAGCGTTCAAGAGCTCGGGTAACAACCCGGACTGGATGATCCTCGACGTGCTTCCGGTCATTCCGCCGGAACTTCGCCCGATGGTCCAATTGGACGGCGGCCGCTTCGCGACCTCCGACCTTAACGATCTGTACCGCCGCGTCATCAACCGGAACAACCGTCTGAAAAGACTGCTTGATCTGGGCGCTCCGGACATTATCGTACAGAACGAAAAACGCATGCTGCAGGAAGCGGTAGACGCCCTGATCGACAACGGCCGTCGCGGCCGTCCGGTCACAGGCCCGGGTAACCGTCCGCTCAAATCCCTCAGCCATATGCTCAAAGGTAAACAAGGCCGTTTCCGTCAGAACTTGCTCGGTAAACGGGTCGACTATTCCGGCCGTTCCGTTATCGTCGTAGGTCCTAACCTGAAGATGTACCAATGCGGTCTTCCGAAGGAAATGGCACTGGAGCTGTTCAAGCCTTTCGTTATGAAAGAGCTTGTCAACAAAGGTCTGGCCCACAACATCAAGAGTGCGAAGCGCAAAGTCGAACGCGTAAGCGCCGAAGTGTGGGACGTGCTTGAAGAAGTCATCAAGGAGCATCCGGTTCTGTTGAACCGTGCCCCTACGCTTCACCGTCTCGGTATCCAGGCATTCGAACCGATTCTGGTCGAAGGCAAAGCGATTCGCCTTCACCCGCTCGTATGTACGGCTTACAACGCCGACTTCGACGGCGACCAGATGGCCGTGCACGTTCCGCTGTCCGCGGAAGCGCAGGCCGAAGCCCGCATTCTTATGCTGGCGTCCGGTAACATCCTGAACCCGAAAGACGGCAAACCTGTCGTTACCCCTTCGCAGGATATGGTCCTCGGAACGTATTACCTGACGATGGACAACAACCAGGCCATGGGCGCAGGCATGATTTTGCGTAACATCAACGAAGCGGTGTCCGCTTACCAGCGCGGCACGGCCGAACTCCACGCCCGCGTGGCGATTCCGGTCAAAGCTCTCAATAAAACAAGCTTCACCGACAAACAGCAAGGCGCGATGCTGATTACGACGATCGGCCGGATTATTTTCAACGAGATTTTCCCGGCAAGCTTCCCGTATATCAACGACGCTACCCGCGCGAACCTGTTCGACGGCGTGGCCGAAGACTTCTTCATCTATGAAAAAGGGGAGAACGTTACCGACCGCATCATGAACGCTCCGCAAACGAAGGGCATCGGCAAAGAGTATCTGGGCGAAATCATCGGACGCTGCTTCGAGGTCTACCAGACGACTCAAACTTCGATGATCCTCGACGAAATCAAACAGCTCGGCTTTACGTACTCGACTCGTTCGGGCGTAACCGTAGCCGTTTCCGACGTCGTTGTACCGCCGGAGAAAAAAGCGCTGATGGAAGAGTCGGACAAGAAAGTCGCGGTCATTACGAACCAGTACCGCCGCGGCCTGATTACCAATGAAGAACGGTACGACCGGGTTATCGAGATCTGGTCGCATGCCAAAGATCAAATCAGTGACATTCTGATGAAATCGATGGACCGTTACAATTCCATCATGCTCATGGTCGATTCCAAAGCCCGGGGCAACAAATCGCAGATCACCCAGCTGGGCGGCATGCGCGGCCTGATGGCCAACCCGTCGGGTCGGATCATCGAGCTCCCGATCAAGTCGAACTTCCGCGAAGGCCTTACGGTCCTCGAATACTTCCTGTCTACGCACGGCGCGCGTAAAGGTCTGGCCGATACCGCGCTTCGTACCGCCGACTCGGGTTACCTGACCCGTCGTCTGGTCGACGTAGCCCAGGACGTTATCGTGCGCGAAGACGACTGCGGCACGGATAAAGGCTTCAGCGTAAGCCGTATCCAGGACGGCAAGGAAGTCATCGAAGACCTGTACGACCGGATCGAAGGTCGTTACTGCTTCGAGACGGTACGCCATCCGCAAACGAACGAAATCATCGCGACCCGCAACGAACTGATTACTTCCGACAAAGCGGAAGAAATCATCAAAGCGGGCGTGGAGAAACTGCAAATCCGTTCCGTACTGAGCTGCCGCGCACGTCACGGCGTCTGCAAAAAGTGCTACGGACGGAACCTTGCTACGGGTAAACACGTCGAAATCGGCGAAGCGGTCGGCATCATCGCCGCTCAATCGATCGGCGAGCCGGGAACCCAGCTCACCATGCGTACGTTCCACACCGGCGGCGTTGCCGGCGACGACATCACGCAGGGTCTGCCGCGTATCCAGGAGCTGTTCGAGGCCCGTAACCCTAAAGGTCAGGCCACGATCAGTGAGATTGACGGCGTCGTGAAAGAGATCCGCGAAGCGAAAGACCGTCGCGAGATCGAAATTCAGGGCGAAGCCGAAAGCAAAACGTATTTGGTTACCTACGGTTCCCGTCTGCGCGTACGCGAAGGCATGGCCGTGGAAGCCGGAGACGAGCTGACGGACGGTTCGATCGACCCGAAAGAAATGCTGCGCATCAAAGGCATCCGCGGCGTGCAGAACTATATCCTTCAGGAAGTTCAGCGCGTATACCGGAACCAGGGCGTAGAAATCAACGACAAGCACGTCGAAGTCATGATTCGTCAGATGCTGCGCAAAATCCGCATCGTCGACGCAGGCGAAACGACGCTGCTGCCGGGATCGTTCGTGGAAATCCACGAGTACGAAAAGGCGAACAAAGAAGCGATGTTGAACGGCAAAGATCCGGCTGTAGCCAAACCGATCCTGCTCGGTATCACCAAAGCGTCCCTGGAGACCGATTCCTTCCTGTCGGCCGCATCGTTCCAGGAAACGACGAGAGTGCTTACCGACGCCGCGATCAAAGGCAAAGTCGATCAGCTGCTCGGCCTCAAAGAAAACGTGTTGATCGGTAAGCTGATTCCTGCCGGTACCGGCATGAGCCGTTACCGCAATGTGCGTTTCGAAGATCCGGAAGGCGCAGCAAGCGGAGAAGCGACGCTGGAGCCCGTTACGACCGAATAA
- the rpsL gene encoding 30S ribosomal protein S12 yields MPTINQLVRKGRQAKVVKSKSPALQKGFNALKREETNLSAPQKRGVCTRVGTMTPRKPNSALRKYARVRLTNRIEVTAYIPGIGHNLQEHSVVLVRGGRVKDLAGVRYHIVRGALDTAGVNGRMQARSKYGAKRPKEKKN; encoded by the coding sequence ATGCCAACAATTAACCAACTCGTCCGTAAAGGACGTCAAGCGAAAGTCGTGAAGTCGAAATCCCCAGCTCTGCAAAAGGGTTTCAACGCACTCAAACGTGAAGAAACAAACCTGAGCGCCCCGCAAAAACGCGGTGTCTGCACTCGTGTAGGTACAATGACTCCACGTAAACCAAACTCCGCGCTTCGTAAGTATGCCCGTGTTCGTCTGACGAACCGTATCGAGGTGACTGCTTACATTCCGGGTATTGGACACAACCTGCAAGAACACAGCGTCGTGCTGGTTCGCGGAGGTCGCGTAAAGGACTTGGCGGGTGTACGTTACCATATCGTTCGCGGTGCTCTTGATACTGCAGGCGTAAACGGACGTATGCAAGCCCGTTCGAAATACGGCGCTAAGCGTCCAAAAGAAAAGAAAAACTAA
- a CDS encoding class I SAM-dependent methyltransferase has product MSDHYYSNRPSAAHDRKTVEVELRGKKVRLVTDAGVFSKSGLDYGSRVLIDALDFPAGASVLDVGCGYGPIGIAAGIMGASSITMLDVNERAVELAGENAAANGIAQAKAMQSDLLEAVSQQSFDVIISNPPIRAGKETVHRLFDQAYGCLNPNGALWIVIQKKQGAPSAKAKLDTLFDRVEEVTKDKGYRIYKAVKGS; this is encoded by the coding sequence GTGTCGGATCATTATTATTCCAATCGTCCTTCCGCAGCGCATGACCGCAAAACGGTCGAAGTCGAACTGCGCGGCAAGAAAGTGCGACTCGTGACGGATGCCGGTGTCTTTTCCAAAAGCGGTCTGGACTACGGAAGCCGCGTGCTGATCGATGCCCTGGATTTTCCCGCGGGAGCTTCGGTGTTGGACGTAGGCTGCGGGTACGGTCCGATCGGAATCGCAGCGGGAATCATGGGCGCTTCAAGCATTACGATGCTGGACGTCAACGAAAGAGCGGTCGAACTCGCGGGCGAGAACGCCGCGGCCAACGGCATTGCACAGGCCAAGGCCATGCAGAGCGATCTGCTTGAAGCGGTATCGCAGCAGAGTTTCGACGTCATTATCAGCAATCCGCCGATTCGAGCCGGCAAAGAGACCGTTCACCGGTTGTTCGACCAGGCTTACGGATGTTTGAATCCGAACGGCGCGTTATGGATCGTCATTCAGAAAAAGCAGGGAGCTCCGTCGGCGAAAGCCAAACTGGACACTCTGTTCGACCGGGTGGAGGAAGTAACGAAAGACAAAGGTTATCGCATCTACAAAGCGGTCAAAGGAAGTTAA